The Bradyrhizobium diazoefficiens genome contains the following window.
CACATGATCATGCTCGACCGCGATCCCGCGTGCTCGCTCGCATCGTGGCTCGAGAAATGGTCGGACCGCGTTCCCGAGGACCGGCTGATCCAGAACTACGTCATCTCCACACTCAACGCCCTTCGCGTCGAGGGCTATGCAAGGCGGCACGGCGTACCGGTGACCCGTTACGTCTACGAAGCCAGCAAGGATGCGACCGGCTCGGTGCGAAAGCTGTTCGACCGGCTCGGCCTTGGCGCACGCTTCACGGAAAGCGCAGTCACCGACTGGAATGAACGCGGGCACATCGAATCGAAAAGCTCGGGCGTCACCTTCCTCAGCGAGCCCAAGATCTACACCGTTACCGGTCTTCACGGATCGGACACCGCCTACCGCTACCGCAGCCGCAAGACGACGTCGCTGACCGATGCGCAGCTGGAGGTCATCGAGCGCTATGGCATCGACGACATGTACCGCGCCTCGGTCGCGGCCTGCATGCGCGATCTCTCGCTGGATACCGACACCGCCGCCCACTTGTTCGGCGATTGCCTGGGCACAGCCGCATGACCGCAAAGATCCAGCTCGTCGTGGAGGCCTCGCCGGCGCGCAATGCGCCGGACGAGGCCCCGGTGCACCACGGCGCCACCAGCCATCTCCGGCGCCTGGAAGCGGAGAGCATCCACATCCTGCGCGAGACGGCCGCCGAATTCCGCAAACCGGTGTTGCTCTATTCCATCGGCAAGGATTCGTCGGTCCTGCTGCATCTGACGATGAAGGCGTTTCATCCCGGCAAGCCCCCGTTTCCGCTGCTGCACGTCGACACGACCTGGAAGTTCCGGGAGATGATCGCGTTTCGCGACCGCCGTGCGCGTGAACTCGGCCTCGATCTGATCGTCCACACCAACCATGACGGCCTGAACCAGGGCATCACTCCCTTCACCCACGGCTCGGCCCGCTACACCGACGTCATGAAGACGCAGGCGTTGCGTCAGGCGCTGGACCTGCACGGTTTCGACGCCGCAATCGGCGGTGCGCGGCGCGACGAGGAGAAATCGCGCGCCAAGGAGCGCGTGTTCTCGCACCGGAGTGCGGCGCATCGCTGGGATCCGAAGAACCAGCGGCCGGAACTATGGGGCCTGTACAACACGATGCTTGCGCCCGGCGAGAGCATGCGGGTGTTTCCGCTGTCGAACTGGACCGAGCTCGACGTCTGGGACTACATCCTGCTCGAGAACATCCCGATCGTCCCGCTCTATCTCGCAGCCCCGCGCCCGGTGATCGAGCGCGACGGCGCGCTGATCATGGTCGACGATGAGCGTATGCCCCTGCATTCGGGTGAAGAGCCGCGTCGGCGCTCCGTCAGGTTTCGCACCCTCGGCTGCTATCCCCTCAGCGGCGCAACGGTCTCGACGGCGGTAACGCTGCCCGAGATCGTCCGGGAGATGATGGCGTCACGCACGTCCGAGCGACAGGGACGCATGATCGACCGCGACAGTCCCGCGTCGATGGAGCGCAAGAAGGCGGAAGGGTATTTCTGATGTCCTATCACGAGGCCCCCGCGATTGCTGCCGCCGATGCGCCGCGGCTCGGCCAGGACGATCGCCCGACGCTGCGCTTCGTCACCTGCGGCAGCGTCGATGACGGCAAGAGCACGCTGGTCGGCCGCCTGCTCTACGATTCCAAGACGCTGCTCGACGACCAGCTCGACGCGCTGGCGTCGGAGAGCAAGGCGGTCGGCACCACCGGCGGCGATCTCGATTTCGCGCTGCTGGTCGACGGTTTGCAGGCCGAGCGCGAGCAGGGCATCACGATCGACGTCGCCTACCGGTTTTTCGCAACGAAGCTGCGCCGCTACGTCGTCGCCGACACGCCGGGACACACGCAGTATACGCGCAACATGGCCACCGGCGCCTCCAATGCCGAACTCGCCGTGGTGCTGGTCGATGCCCGCAAGGGCGTGATCACGCAGACCCGGCGCCACAGCCACATCCTGTCGCTGCTCGGCATCCGCCACGTCGTGCTCGCCGTGAACAAGATGGATCTGGTCGGCTTCGACGGCGACCGATTCGCGGCCATCACCGCCGAATATCTGACTCTGGCCGGCCAGCTCGGAATCTCCCAGGTCCAATGCATTCCGGTCGTGGCGCCCGACGGCGACAACATCGCCGTCGCCAGCGCGCGTATGCCCTGGTACACGGGGCCAACGGTCACGGCCTATCTGGAAACGGTCGACGTCGCCGGTGACATCTCACAACGGCCGTTCCGGCTGCCGGTGCAGTGGGTCAACCGGCCGCATGCGGAGTTTCGCGGCTTCTGCGGACGGATCACGAGCGGAACGATCGCAGCCGGTGAGGCCATCACCGTGCAGCCGTCGGGCCGTCGTACCCAGATCGCGCGCATTCTCACGCCGGGGGGCGAGCGCGACCGGGCTGCGGCAGGCGAATCCGTGACGCTGATATTGTCCGACGAGATCGACGTCAGCCGGGGCGACGTGCTGACATCAGGATCTGCACCGCTTGTCTCGGATCAGCTGGCGGCACATCTGGTCTGGTTCGATGACGAGGCCATGGTCCCAGGCCGGCGTTACGCGCTCAAATGCGGCACCTTCTCGACCGGCGCGGTGATCACGACGCTCGAGCACAATATTGCCATCGACACCATGGCACGGGAGAGCGCCACCACACTCGACGCCAACCAGATCGGCTACGTCCATCTCAGCCTCGACCGCGCGCTGGTGTTCGAGGCCTACCGCGACGATCGCGAGATGGGCAGCTTCATTCTGGTCGACCCGATCAGCCATCGCACGGCCGCAGCGGGAATGATCGACCTGTCACTGCGCCGCGCCACCAACATTCACTGGCAACAGCTTGCCGTCGACAAATCCATGCGCGCGCGGCTCAAGCAGCAGCGGCCCTGCGTGCTCTGGTTCACGGGGCTGAGCGGCGCGGGCAAATCGACGATCGCCGATCTGGTCGACCGGCGGCTTGCCGAACTCGGACGCCATGCCGCGCTGCTCGACGGCGACAATCTCCGTCACGGCATCAACCGCGACCTCGGCTTTTCCAGCGCGGACAGGATGGAGAACGTCCGGCGCGTCGCCGAGATCGCGGCGCTGTTCGTCAATGCCGGCATCATCGCGCTGGTCGCTCTGATCTCACCGTTCCGCAGCGAGCGCGACATGGCGCGGCACCGGGTCGAGGCGGGCGAGTTCATCGAGATCCATGTCGCAACCCCGCTCGCCGAATGCGAACGGCGCGATCCCAAGGGCCTCTATCGCAAGGCGCGCGCCGGCGAGCTGCCGGCCTTCACCGGCATCGACCATCCCTACGAGACGCCGCAGGCGCCCGAGATCACGGTCGACACCTCGGAATTGACGACGGAGGCGGCCTGCGAGCGCATCATCCGCTACTTGCGGGAGCATCATTATCTGTAAGGGCTGGTGGTGGAGTACCCTGGAGAGGCCACCGGCCTCAAAAGTCCGAGGCGATGCCCTTGGTCTCCCAATCGCCGTAGCGGGTGGGCTCGAGCCCCTTCGGTCCCTGAAGCTCTTTCGGCCTCGCTTTGGCATTGGCCGCGGCGGCTTGCCGGCGCGCCTCGGCCTCGGCCAGCGCGCGCTGGGCGGCCGGCGACAGCGGTTTGCGATCGGGAACGGTGGTCTGGTCACTCATCGTCGAGCGTCCTAGCGCAGGATCAAACGCCGCGCGACGTCCAATAACGCATTGCTGAAATGGCCGCGACGGGCTGAAATGGCCAGAGGTCATTCTTACATTTGGCATATTCGCATGCCACAGCTGCGGCTCTCAAGGCATGCGCCCATATCGGCGGAACTGCCGCTCGCTCAGAACCTTACTTTCGCATGCCATCTCAACGTTTCGCCCCTCCATCCGAAGTGCCCGGTCTCGCGGCGCGGCGGATCGCTGCCGACATCGTCGACGGTGTCCTGCACAAGCACCGCACGCTCGACGACCAGCTCGATGGCTCCGGCGCCCATCCCGGACTGAAGACGCTCGCCGACCGTGACCGCGCGCTGATGCGGCGCCTGGTGGCAACCATTTTGCGCCGCCTCGGCACGCTCGGCCATGTGCTGTCGCGCCTGCTCGACAAGGGCATTCCCTCCGACGCGCCGCGCGCGCAGAGCGCGCTGCTGATCGGCGCCGCCCAGATCCTCTGGATGGACGTGCCCGATCACGCTGCGGTCGATCTCTCCGTTCGCCTGGTGCAATCCGACCGGCGCGCTGCGCGCTATGCCGGCCTCGTCAACGCCGTGCTGCGCCGCTGCGCGCGCGAGGGCCAGGCGCTGGTCGAGGAGGTCGCCGCGCAATCGCTGGACCTGCCGCCTTGGCTGCTGGCGCGCTGGAGCGCGCATTACGGCGAGGCGACCGCACGGGACATGGCGCTCGCGCTCGGCCACGAACCCTCGCTCGACCTGACCGTGAAATCCGACGCCGCGCAATGGGCGAGCCGGCTGCATGGGGAAGTGTTGCCGACCGGATCGGTCCGCACGGTCCTGCACGGTGCGGTGACCATGCTGCCCGGTTTCGCCGAAGGACAATGGTGGGTGCAGGACGCCGCCGCCGCACTGCCGGTCCGTCTGTTCGGCGATATTGCCGGCAAATCCATCGCCGATCTCTGTGCGGCGCCCGGCGGCAAGACCGCGCAATTGGCGCAGGCCGGCGCGCATGTCACGGCGATCGACCGCTCACCCGCGCGGGTCGCGCGCCTGCGCGAAAATCTCAGCCGGCTGTCGCTCCAGGCCGAGACTGTCGTCGCCGACGCCGTGGAATGGGCGGGTCCGGCGGACGGCTTCGAGGGTATTCTGATCGACGCGCCCTGCACCTCGACCGGGACGATCCGCCGCCACCCCGACGTCGCGTGGTTGCGGCAGGATTCCGACGTTGCCGCGATGACCGTCCTCCAGCAACGGCTGCTGCGCAAATCCGTCTCGCTGCTCAAGCCCGGCGGGATGCTGGTCTACTGCACCTGTTCGCTGGAACCCGAGGAGGGCGAGCAGGCCGTCGCCGCGCTGCTCTCCGCAGAGCCCGCGCTTCGCCGCGTGCCGATCGAGGCCAGTGAGGTTTTCGGACTGAGCGAGATCATCACCACCGACGGCGACCTCCGGACCCTGCCGAGCCACCTGCCGCACGCCGACCCGAAGCTCGGCGGGCTCGACGGATTTTTCGCCGCCCGGCTCGTTAAATCCTGATTTTGCACCGGATTTTGCTACCACTGGACTGATTCGGGGGCTTTCAAGGTGGTGTCAGAAGGCCGATTTTGGGATTAATAAGGATTCGTCGGAATCCTCTCCCCCTTCAAGGCAAGGCGTGTCGGTCGCTCAACGCAGACGTATCTCGACGCTGGTGATGAACCGCTTCGCGCGGAACATGCTCGCGCGCGCGAGCGGGGGTTCCGTTGCGCTGTCGCGGGTCTGGCCCGGCCGTACCGACCGGCTGATCATTGCGCCGCATGATCTGCGCACGGCGGACGCGACCCGCGCCGCCGAAATCTATGCCGGGCGCTTCGTCTTCGCCGGCAAGATCGTCAACTGCCACGGCCGCTCGATTTTCGATCTCGATCCGCCGTCAGAGGACTGGGAGGTCGCACTGCTCGGCTTCGGCTGGCTGCGACACCTGCGCGCCGCCGACACGGCGCTGACCCGGGCGAATGCGCGCGCATTGGTCGAGGACTGGATCAGCAACCCCGCCAACAAGCGCCGGCCTGTCGCCCGCCGTGCCGACGTGCTGGCGCGGCGCGTGATCTCGCTGCTGTCGCAGGCGCCGCTGGTGCTCAACGACACCGATAACAAATTCTACCGACGATACTTGCGCGCGCTGGCACGCGAGATCCGCTTCCTGCGCTACACCATGGTCAACATTCCCGACGGAGTGCCGAAGCTCCAGGTGCTGATCGCGGTGTGCTACACGACGCTCTGCCTCGCCAACCAGGCAAGTCATATCCGCAGCGCATCGAAAAAACTCTCCGACGAGTTGCAGCGGCAGATTCTCCCCGACGGCGGCCACATCTCGCGCAACCCAGGCGCGCTGATCGAGCTCCTGATCGACCTGTTGCCGCTGCGGCAGACCTTTGCCGCGCGCAACATCGCGCCGCCGCCGGCGCTGCTCAATGCGATCGATCGCATGATGCCGATGCTGCGCTTCTTTCGGCACGGCGACGGCAATTTCGCGCTGTTCAACGGCATGAGCGCGACGTCGTCGGACCTGCTCGCCACGCTGCTCGCCTATGACGACGCCCATGGCGCGCCGATGGCGAACATGCCGCACACCGGATTCCAGCGCCTCGATGCCGGCCCGACCACCCTGATCATCGACACCGGACCGCCGCCGCCGCCCGGCGTCAGCCATGACGCGCATGCCGGCTGCCTGTCGTTCGAGCTGTCCTCCGGCATCAGCCGTATCGTCACCAATTGCGGCATGCCGACCACGGGGCGCGACAATTGGCGGCCGTTTGCGCGCGGGACGGCGGCGCATTCGACGTTGACCTATCACGACACGTCGACCTGCCAGTTCGTCGAGATGTCGGCGATGAAACGATTGCTGCGCGGCGCGCCGATCATCAGCGGCCCGGTCGAGGTCGAGAGCTATCGCGAGATCGTGCAGGACGGCACGCTGCTCACGACCTCGCATGACGGCTATCTCGCCAAATTCGGCGTCGTTCATCGCCGCGTGCTGATGATCGCCAATGACGGCGGACGTATCGACGGCGAGGACACGTTGTCGCCGCCGCAGGGGGCGCGGCTCAAGGGCGCTGACGCCGATTTCGCGTTGCGCTTTCATCTGCATCCCGCAGTGAAGGCGAGCCGGCTGTCGGATGCCCGCGGCGTGATGCTGGTGCTGCCGAACCGCGACGTCTGGACCTTCGAAGCGCTCGACGACAAGGTCGACCTCGAGGACAGCGTGTTCCTGGCCGGCAATGACGGCCCCCGGCGCACCGCCCAGATCGTGATTCGCCAGGATGCCCGCCAGGCGCCCTCGATCCGCTGGAGTTTTGTGCGTTCCTCGGCCTCACCTGCGGTCACCAATGCTCGCCGAAATGCGCGGCGCGAGCCGGAACTGCCGCTGTAAAGAGCTGCGATTCGGCCCTATCTGATCGTTGTGAAGGGCGTTGAAAACTGCTATCGAGCGCTCGTTCGCGCGACTGGCGACCTTGGATGGAGCACCATCGGGAAGCGCGAGACATATGAGCCGCGCGCCTGGGCATAGACACTCCTTAAGACAGAGGATCTTGCTCATGACTGACCATCCCCGCCGCGTCACCCGCGCCCTGCTTTCCGTCTCCGACAAAACCGGCCTGATCGAGTTCGCGAAGGCGCTTGCCACCCATGGCGTCGAGCTGGTCTCGACCGGCGGCACCGCCAAGGCGATCGCGAGCGCCGGCCTCAAGGTGAAAGACGTCTCCGAGCTGACCGGCTTCCCTGAGATGATGGACGGCCGCGTCAAGACGCTGCATCCCAAGGTGCATGGCGGCCTGCTCGCGATCCGCGACAACAAGGACCATGCGGACGCGATGAAGGCGCACGGCATTGCGCCGATCGACCTTCTCGTCGTCAACCTCTATCCGTTCGAGGCGACGGTCGAGAACGGCGCGGGCTTCGAAGACTGCATCGAGAACATCGACATCGGCGGCCCCGCGATGATCCGCGCCGCCGCGAAGAACCATGACGACGTCGCCGTCGTGGTCGAGGCGGACGACTACAAGGCCGTGCTCGACGAGCTCGCCGCCAACAACGGCGCGACCACGCTCAAGCTGCGCCGGCGGTTGGCCGCAAAGGCCTATGCACGCACCGCGGCCTATGACGCTGCGATCTCGAACTGGTTCAACCGGCAGCTCGAAATCGACGCACCCGATTTCCGCGCCTTCGGCGGCAGATTGATTCAGTCGCTGCGCTACGGCGAGAACCCGCACCAGACCGCCGCGTTCTACGCCACGCCCGACAAGCGTCCGGGCGTCTCGACTGCGCGACAGCTGCAGGGCAAGGAGCTCTCCTACAACAACATCAACGACACCGATGCGGCCTATGAATGCATCGGCGAATTCGATACTTCGCGCACCGCGGCCTGCGTCATCGTCAAGCATGCCAATCCCTGCGGCGTCGCAGAAGGCTCGAACCTCGTCGAGGCCTATCGCAAGGCACTCGCCTGCGATTCGACCTCGGCCTATGGCGGCATCATCGCGATGAACCGCGCGCTCGACGCCGACACCGCGCGCGAGATCACGAAAATCTTCACCGAGGTGATCATCGCACCCGGCGCCAGCGAAGAGGCGATCGCCATCATCGGCGCGCGCAAGAATCTGCGCCTGCTGCTCGCCGGCAGCCTGCCCGATCCGCGCGCACCGGGCCTCACCGCCAAGACGGTGGCCGGTGGCCTCCTCGTGCAGAGCCGCGACAATGCCGTCGTCGACGACATGACGTTCAAGATTGTCACCAAGCGCGCACCCGATGATTCCGAGATGCGCGACCTGAAGTTCGCCTTCCGCGTGGCAAAACACGTCAAGTCCAACACCATCATCTACGCCAAGGATCTCGCCACCGTCGGCATCGGCGCCGGTCAGATGAGCCGGGTGGATTCAGCCCGCATCGCGGCGCGGAAAGCCCAGGATGCAGCCAATGAACTGAAGCTCGCGGAGCCACTGACCAAGGGCTCGGTGGTGGCGTCGGATGCGTTCTTCCCGTTCGCCGATGGCATGCTCGCCTGCATCGAAGCCGGCGCCACCGCCGTGGTGCAGCCCGGCGGCTCGATGCGCGACGACGAAGTGATCAAGGCCGCCGACGAGCACGGCATCGCCATGGTGTTCACGGGGAGGCGGCATTTCAGGCACTAGCTAGCGATTCGCGTCAGGCAAAACAGGCATCTGCAGGGGCACGCGTTGCACAACCTTGACCCAAGCCAAATCTAGCACCCGCAAGATGCCTGGATCGCCTGCGTATTTCCCACGCAGTGATCTCTCGCTGTTCGTGACTTCGCCGCAATGCAGAGATTGCAAAATGCTCCCGATGTCCGCGAGCTGAGCCTTGCGTTCGGGATCGAATGCTCTTTTCGACCACTCGGCGCATGCATAGCTTCGACCAACGAGTTCCAACACGTCGGATGGAATATCGGTAGGGGCAAACTGCGAGTAGGCTGCCGAAGCAAGCCAGATCGAACCCACATAGATGCCCGCCACCAGAAGCCTAGGTATTGTGGGGACGATTCTTGACCAATTTAACAGATGCGTCTGGGCCATGGCGGTCGATCGATCCGTGTTAATCCATCAAGGTGCAAGCGCGGTCAGTCCCGCACCCTCATCAGCAGCGCGAGCCCCGCGACGAAGAACACCACCAGCACGGCCATGCCGGCCTTCTGGCTGGCGGTTACCGCGGTGATAACACCTATCAGAAGCGGACCGATGAAGGACGTCACCTTTCCGGTCAGCGCGAACAAGCCAAAATACTGCGCGATGCGATCCTTCGGCGCGAGGTGGATCAGCAGCGTGCGCGAGGCGGCCTGGAGCGGGCCACCGGCCGCGCCGATCAGGCAGCCCAACACGACATAGGCACGCTCGGCGGCGGCAGCGAACATCGGGCCCCCCGGCACCGGCGGCGCGACCTTGACGAACAGCACGCTGTCCTTGTCGACGAGCAGGATGGCCGCCACCGAGAGCAGCAGGATCAGCATGCTGCCGGCGATGACGCGCTTTGGCCCGAGGAAATCATCGAGCTTGCCGCCGATCCACGCGCCGAAGGTACCAGCGATGGCGAGGATGATTCCGAACGTGCCGATCTGGATCGTGTGCCAGCCAAAGGTGCCGGCGGCATAGATGCCACCGAACGCAAACAGCGACACCAGGCCGTCCGTGTAGATCATGTTGGCGAGCAGAAACGCCGCCAGCGATTTCTGCTGCGGCAGGTCCTTCAGCGATTGCTTCAGGTCGGCCAGGCCTTCATGCAACGCCTCGCGCACCGGTAGCTTCGCTGGATAATCCGGCGTGAACAGGAACATCGGCGTCACGAAGATGATGAACCACAGCCCGGTCAACGGCCCGGCCGCACGGTCACCCTGATGGGTTGCGGGATCGAGCCCGAACAGCGGCGTGAAGCCGAGCAGTGTGCGGCCGGTCTCGGGATTGGCGGCGAGGAAGCCGAGCACGATGATCAGGCTGACGATGCCGCCGATGTAACCCGTGGCCCAGCCGGTGCCGGAGAGCCGGCCAATCCGCTCCGGCGGCACCAGGGTCGGCATCATCGCATTATTGAAGACGGTGGCGAACTCCGCGCCGACGCTGGCGAGCGCGACCGCGGTGAGCAGCGGCGGAATGATGGCGTGGTCGCCGGGCTTGCCGATCCACAATGCGCAGGAGGCCACCACCAGGAGCGCACCGAATGCGGCGATCCAGGGCTTTCGCCGGCCGGAGGCATCCGCGATGGCCCCTAGCACCGGCGACAGCAGCGCGATCGCCAGGCCCGCAGCTGCCATCGCAAAGCCCCACAGCGATTGGCCGGTGGCAGCATCTGGCGCGATGCTGGTGGCGAAATAGGGCGCGAACACGAAGGTCGTGATCAGCGTGAAATACGGCTGCGCAGCCCAGTCGAAGAAGATCCAGCTGATGACGGCGGCGCGCGGCGGATAGGTCCGCTGCGCGCCGGCCATGCGCACATCCGGGGCGATCGTCGTCATCACGCGGTCCTCATCACAAACAGTTTTGCCTCTCTTAGCGCAAACCGTATAGCATTACAGCGACGCGTTTGAACTGGGCTGAAGCCTCGGCGGCAATTTGATGATGGCGTCATTTTCGACACGGCGGACTTTTTTCGCACTCATCGCCACTCTGGCGTTTGGTCTTGCATCCGCAACCGCGCAGGATGCGCGGCGGCTCTATGTCCCGCCTGCGCTCGACACAGTGCACGCTGTTCCTGCCGAGCACGGCATGGTGGTGGCGCAGGAGAAGATCGCTGCGCAAGTCGGCGCCGACATCCTGCGGCGCGGCGGCAATGCCGTCGATGCCGCGGTCGCAACCGGCTTTGCCATGGCCGTGACCTATCCGCGTGCCGGCAATATCGGCGGCGGCGGCTTCATGGTGATCCACGCCGCCGAACGCAAGGAGGACATCGCGATTGATTATCGCGAGACCGCGCCGGCGGCGACGACCGCGCAGATATTCCTTGGGCCCGATGGCAAGCCTGATGCCGCCAAGTCGCGCGATTCCGGACTTGGCATCGGCGTGCCCGGCACGGTCGCAGGCCTCGCGCTGGCGCTCGAGAAATACGGCTCGGGCCAGTTCACGCTGGCGCAATTGCTCGAGCCGGCAATCGCGCTTGCCCGTGACGGGTTTATCGTCACGGACGACATCGCCGACACGCTTCCGGGCTTATATCCGCGGCTGGCGCACTGGCCATCTTCGGCAAAAATTTTCGCGAAGCCCAATGGCACGCCGTTCGGCGAAGGCGACCGGCTGGTGCAGAGCGATCTCGCCGACACGCTGGCGAGCGTCGCGGCGCAGGGACCGCGTGGCTTCTATGAGGGTCCGGTCGCGGAGAAGCTCGCCAAGGCGGTGTCCGACGCTGGCGGCATCATGACGCCGGCCGATCTGAAAGCCTATCGGGCCGTGATCCGCGCACCGGTGCGCGGCACCTATCGTGGCTACGACGTCGTTTCGATGCCGCTGCCGTCCTCCGGCGGCGTGGTGCTGGTGGAGACGCTCAACATCCTCGAAGGCTTTCAGCTCGCAGACCTGAAGCAGGGCTCGCCGGCCTCGCTGCATCTCCTTATCGAAGCGATGAAGCGCGCGTATGCCGACCGGGCGCGCTATCTCGGCGATCCCGCCTTCGTCAACGCACCGATCGAAACCCTCATTGCGAAGGACTACGCCGCCAAACTGCGCGCCGGCATCTCCACCGATCGCGCCACGCCGTCCAAGGATCTCGTTTCCAACGCGAGCTCGCCGCGCGAGGGCAGCAACACGACGCATTATTCCGTCGTCGACAGCCGCGGCAACGCCGTCAGCAACACCTATACGCTGAACTTCAGCTACGGCGTCGGCCTCGTCGCCGACGGCACCGGCGTGCTGCTGAACAACGAGCTCGACGATTTCACCGCGGCAGTCGGCGCCTCCAATGCCTATGGCCTGGTCGGCTACGAGGCCAATTTGCCTGGGCCCGGCAAGCGGCCGCTGTCCTCGATGTCGCCGACCATCGTGCTGAAGGATGGCAAACCGGTGCTGGTGACGGGCTCGCCCGGCGGCAGCCGCATCATCTCCACCGTGCTCCAGGTGATCGTGAACGTGCTCGACTACAAAATGGACGTGGCGGCAGCCGTAGCCGCGCCGCGGCTGCATCATCAATGGCTGCCGGACGAGGTGCGCGTTGAGCGCGGTTTTCCCAACGACGTGCTGTTCGAACTGAAGGCGATGGACCAT
Protein-coding sequences here:
- the cysD gene encoding sulfate adenylyltransferase subunit CysD, which gives rise to MTAKIQLVVEASPARNAPDEAPVHHGATSHLRRLEAESIHILRETAAEFRKPVLLYSIGKDSSVLLHLTMKAFHPGKPPFPLLHVDTTWKFREMIAFRDRRARELGLDLIVHTNHDGLNQGITPFTHGSARYTDVMKTQALRQALDLHGFDAAIGGARRDEEKSRAKERVFSHRSAAHRWDPKNQRPELWGLYNTMLAPGESMRVFPLSNWTELDVWDYILLENIPIVPLYLAAPRPVIERDGALIMVDDERMPLHSGEEPRRRSVRFRTLGCYPLSGATVSTAVTLPEIVREMMASRTSERQGRMIDRDSPASMERKKAEGYF
- the cysC gene encoding adenylyl-sulfate kinase, yielding MSYHEAPAIAAADAPRLGQDDRPTLRFVTCGSVDDGKSTLVGRLLYDSKTLLDDQLDALASESKAVGTTGGDLDFALLVDGLQAEREQGITIDVAYRFFATKLRRYVVADTPGHTQYTRNMATGASNAELAVVLVDARKGVITQTRRHSHILSLLGIRHVVLAVNKMDLVGFDGDRFAAITAEYLTLAGQLGISQVQCIPVVAPDGDNIAVASARMPWYTGPTVTAYLETVDVAGDISQRPFRLPVQWVNRPHAEFRGFCGRITSGTIAAGEAITVQPSGRRTQIARILTPGGERDRAAAGESVTLILSDEIDVSRGDVLTSGSAPLVSDQLAAHLVWFDDEAMVPGRRYALKCGTFSTGAVITTLEHNIAIDTMARESATTLDANQIGYVHLSLDRALVFEAYRDDREMGSFILVDPISHRTAAAGMIDLSLRRATNIHWQQLAVDKSMRARLKQQRPCVLWFTGLSGAGKSTIADLVDRRLAELGRHAALLDGDNLRHGINRDLGFSSADRMENVRRVAEIAALFVNAGIIALVALISPFRSERDMARHRVEAGEFIEIHVATPLAECERRDPKGLYRKARAGELPAFTGIDHPYETPQAPEITVDTSELTTEAACERIIRYLREHHYL
- a CDS encoding DUF1674 domain-containing protein: MSDQTTVPDRKPLSPAAQRALAEAEARRQAAAANAKARPKELQGPKGLEPTRYGDWETKGIASDF
- the purH gene encoding bifunctional phosphoribosylaminoimidazolecarboxamide formyltransferase/IMP cyclohydrolase, with the protein product MTDHPRRVTRALLSVSDKTGLIEFAKALATHGVELVSTGGTAKAIASAGLKVKDVSELTGFPEMMDGRVKTLHPKVHGGLLAIRDNKDHADAMKAHGIAPIDLLVVNLYPFEATVENGAGFEDCIENIDIGGPAMIRAAAKNHDDVAVVVEADDYKAVLDELAANNGATTLKLRRRLAAKAYARTAAYDAAISNWFNRQLEIDAPDFRAFGGRLIQSLRYGENPHQTAAFYATPDKRPGVSTARQLQGKELSYNNINDTDAAYECIGEFDTSRTAACVIVKHANPCGVAEGSNLVEAYRKALACDSTSAYGGIIAMNRALDADTAREITKIFTEVIIAPGASEEAIAIIGARKNLRLLLAGSLPDPRAPGLTAKTVAGGLLVQSRDNAVVDDMTFKIVTKRAPDDSEMRDLKFAFRVAKHVKSNTIIYAKDLATVGIGAGQMSRVDSARIAARKAQDAANELKLAEPLTKGSVVASDAFFPFADGMLACIEAGATAVVQPGGSMRDDEVIKAADEHGIAMVFTGRRHFRH
- a CDS encoding MFS transporter — protein: MTTIAPDVRMAGAQRTYPPRAAVISWIFFDWAAQPYFTLITTFVFAPYFATSIAPDAATGQSLWGFAMAAAGLAIALLSPVLGAIADASGRRKPWIAAFGALLVVASCALWIGKPGDHAIIPPLLTAVALASVGAEFATVFNNAMMPTLVPPERIGRLSGTGWATGYIGGIVSLIIVLGFLAANPETGRTLLGFTPLFGLDPATHQGDRAAGPLTGLWFIIFVTPMFLFTPDYPAKLPVREALHEGLADLKQSLKDLPQQKSLAAFLLANMIYTDGLVSLFAFGGIYAAGTFGWHTIQIGTFGIILAIAGTFGAWIGGKLDDFLGPKRVIAGSMLILLLSVAAILLVDKDSVLFVKVAPPVPGGPMFAAAAERAYVVLGCLIGAAGGPLQAASRTLLIHLAPKDRIAQYFGLFALTGKVTSFIGPLLIGVITAVTASQKAGMAVLVVFFVAGLALLMRVRD
- a CDS encoding RsmB/NOP family class I SAM-dependent RNA methyltransferase gives rise to the protein MPSQRFAPPSEVPGLAARRIAADIVDGVLHKHRTLDDQLDGSGAHPGLKTLADRDRALMRRLVATILRRLGTLGHVLSRLLDKGIPSDAPRAQSALLIGAAQILWMDVPDHAAVDLSVRLVQSDRRAARYAGLVNAVLRRCAREGQALVEEVAAQSLDLPPWLLARWSAHYGEATARDMALALGHEPSLDLTVKSDAAQWASRLHGEVLPTGSVRTVLHGAVTMLPGFAEGQWWVQDAAAALPVRLFGDIAGKSIADLCAAPGGKTAQLAQAGAHVTAIDRSPARVARLRENLSRLSLQAETVVADAVEWAGPADGFEGILIDAPCTSTGTIRRHPDVAWLRQDSDVAAMTVLQQRLLRKSVSLLKPGGMLVYCTCSLEPEEGEQAVAALLSAEPALRRVPIEASEVFGLSEIITTDGDLRTLPSHLPHADPKLGGLDGFFAARLVKS
- a CDS encoding heparinase II/III family protein — its product is MNRFARNMLARASGGSVALSRVWPGRTDRLIIAPHDLRTADATRAAEIYAGRFVFAGKIVNCHGRSIFDLDPPSEDWEVALLGFGWLRHLRAADTALTRANARALVEDWISNPANKRRPVARRADVLARRVISLLSQAPLVLNDTDNKFYRRYLRALAREIRFLRYTMVNIPDGVPKLQVLIAVCYTTLCLANQASHIRSASKKLSDELQRQILPDGGHISRNPGALIELLIDLLPLRQTFAARNIAPPPALLNAIDRMMPMLRFFRHGDGNFALFNGMSATSSDLLATLLAYDDAHGAPMANMPHTGFQRLDAGPTTLIIDTGPPPPPGVSHDAHAGCLSFELSSGISRIVTNCGMPTTGRDNWRPFARGTAAHSTLTYHDTSTCQFVEMSAMKRLLRGAPIISGPVEVESYREIVQDGTLLTTSHDGYLAKFGVVHRRVLMIANDGGRIDGEDTLSPPQGARLKGADADFALRFHLHPAVKASRLSDARGVMLVLPNRDVWTFEALDDKVDLEDSVFLAGNDGPRRTAQIVIRQDARQAPSIRWSFVRSSASPAVTNARRNARREPELPL